The window ttaattgtttaaaaaagattttatttatttattcatgagagacagagacgctgaggaagaagagaagcaggctccctggggagccggatgcaggactccaacCTGGtattccaggatcaggctctgagctgaaggcagacgctcaactgctgagccacccaggcatccctgtttatgCATAGTTGACTTGAGATTTGGCTCTCAGGACTTGTATTGCCTAGCTGGCTAAGTCGGTAGAGcaggagactcttgatctcagggtatgagttcaagccccatattgggcatagagcctacttaaacaaaacAGGTAAAAATATCATTAGCATAAAGCTTTAAGGATTGAGAATCAATAGATTCATACTATTCTCTGAAAAGTTACTTACTTCAGCATAGTGTTTCATGCAAATAAACAGGAACTGCAAGGAGTGACCATTTCAAGGCAACTCCAGCTGTCTCTTAAATGTTTCTCAAATGGAATGATAGGTCAGAGCTTGTTGGTACATCTTGACTAGCATCAAGGAAAAGTGAAGCACAACAGAAAATATCAGTGTGATTCAAATGTAGATACACAATTTATTTCTCATCCTGGGATacaattaaaaagtattaaagtCACTCCTTTCATCAATTCTAAAAGGCTATAAAAACATCAAAGATGGAGTGAATTTTCCATTCCTCTCCCTGGATAATggtaacaaaaataattacacaaaaatTCCAATCCTGGGAGCTTTTTGATCTAAATGTGGGTCAATAAGGGGTTGGGGTAGTGGATTTCCAATCAGAAGAGAGTTTCAACACGAAGTATAGAATTCAGTGGGGCATCTAACATAAAGGCAGACTTAACAGAAAACATTAATCTTGGCTCTCTCAGATTTCTCACATTGGGGTGAAACAGGAAGCTGACAGGGGTTTCCCTAAAATCAGTTTAAGGGTGGCACATCTTAGagcataggttttttttaaaaaattcaaattcaaattgccaacatataggataacacccagttTAGAGCACATACTTTTACTCATTGGGATAGGAGCTGGGGGAGGTAGAGGGGGACATGTTTTAAAGCAAACAAGAGACTTCCACCATACTGTTAGCTATGCCTTTTTTGGGGAAGAGGGGATGAGGGCATGCAGAGCCTATGGATATTCTTTGctctctgtttttaattattattatttaaaggtgAACTCTAGGTTTAACATGGGGGTTgacctcacaatcctgagatcaagagtcacatgttctaccaaccaAGCCAGACAGGCACTTAGCTCTCTGCTTTTAGGAATGCTTCTATGGAAAAGCATGAGAAGCACCAGTTTAGACTTGTCAGAGTggccagaaaataaaatgatgttgaATTCTTATGTTCTGGTTCATGACTAGGTTTACACTCTGAAAAGGAAATATGGGCAAGCAAAAGATGGGATGGTGGACAGTGAGCAGCATCATGAGTTGAGAACAATTAAAACCATACTTAACAAAAACTTCCTTAAACAATCAAATTTGATTGATTTAGGATTTAGATTCAAGAACTAGGTAGAAACCCAGCCTGTATTATCTATTAACTCTTTGTGAGAGTGTAGTCAGTACATGTTATTTTCATGCTCCAGATCTTTTCCTTACTAACACTTAAATGTACTATATCACACATACATATGACTTGTTAGAAATCTGGGGAGACGGAACATCAGAAAAATGGAATGAGATGTCCTGGGAGTTATCACAAGTTTCCTGCAACTTCTTTCTTGATCAACAATGACTGGTAGCTAACAGGTagttaataattttaaacaaaacagtTTTTGCATTTCATTAAACGCTTCAAACTTTcggatctttttaaaattgttttttaaggattttatttatttgagagagagactgagcgagagcacaagcagaatggaggtgcagagggagaagcagactccttacttaGCAGGTAGCCTAAtgcggggtttgatcccaggaaaccgaggtcatgacctgagctgaaggcagatgcttagttgACTGAGCTACCTAtcagatttctttatttcctatttcttctacCCAGAATGGACAGTCCATCTTCCATTTTGCCTAATTCTTACTCagctttttccagttttctctgaGTCCTCAAATTAGGTTGGAAACCTCTCTTTGTAGTAGCTTGTGAGTAGTGTTCTTATCAGAGAACCTGTCAGTTTTGTAATTATCCATATTCCATGTTAGACAAAACTGCTTGTGGTTAGGTCTCTCAAGACCATGTTCGTAACCCCAGTATTTAGCTCAGGGTTGAGTTTGACAGTGCGGtgaagaaaacatagaaagtcACTGGGAATGTGGGAATGGGGATAGAGTTTTATAATTCCCCAATCAGGGTTCAAATCCAGCTTTAAATGCTAACCAGTAGAcattactatgtgccaagtactttTTAGTCAGGAGAAGATGGTGAATAAGAACATTATACTCTCTCCTTTTCTAATCTAGCTTTAAGACCcctggacatttatttttatttgaggctTAATTTTCCTtatgaaacagaaattaaaaaaagtatcCACCTCATAGCTGTTGGGATTACTGGAGTAACAGGAGAAATCACTACAGTGTCACTCGAGTAtcaaataaagtaataattattacTTCTGAAACTGTGAGTTCGTAAAGTCAGTTTAATCTActataaagaaaacagaattctccTTAAAAGACATACTGCTGAGAGAATTTAGAGAAAATTCTTTGAATATCCAGGAAACAGTATATTCCTGATCtttcaattaagaaaataagctcgtgcttatttaaaaaaaaaaaaaaaagaagaagaagaagcttaTGCCGACCCATTTGCTCACTTGGCCTTCCTTTGTGAGCAGTGATCCTTATTTCCATTTGCATGTTGGCTGACAAGTTAAAGATGCCAACAAGTGCCTTTTATAAAGAGTATATTATAGTGAATAAATCATGGGCTTTGATGTTCAGCCCTACCAATTACTGGCTGCTCAGAAGTTACAAAACCcctctgtttcctcatatgtaaaacgAGGACGATATCAATCCTTCCTCACTTGGAAAGAGTAAACCAGGTAGAACAGAGAAGACCTTAGCAGAGTCCCTGCATACAGTTTGCATCCACTGAATGATGAGTGTGCCTCACTAACCATATCTGCGTCTTCCTGGTTAGTGTGCTTATGCATCACAGCGACTAAGTTCACAGGATGGGTTCACGACGGCCTGATTTTATGTCCCAGTTCTGCTAACTTGGTTGTGTAACACTGAGCAAATCTATGTCTCAATCTTTTTatcaataaaacaataataggGCTACCTCTCAGGGATGTTGggtaattaaaaaagaataatcaatgTAAATACTTAATACGGTGATTGGGGTTCTACGTGCCATTACTTCATTATGTTTTCAGTAAGTATGCTACTACCATAATTTTACCCATAAATTGCCTTTACCAATTATCCTTCTTTTATTCCTGAATGGAATATCCAAAAGAAATTCACAAGTTCATACGAAAAActtggtcaatttttttttttttttaatcagtgggGCCTTCCGGACTTGACCATCAAATAGCTACCAATAGTTTCCTTAtccccatttccttctctctgctttaGTTTCCCCACAGCACTTGTTCATTGGCTGTGTTCTCCAGCTGAATGTAGTAAGCTCGATGGGGCAAAGACTTCGCTTCATTCACTGCTCTACCCTTATCTGAACGGTGCTAGGGAAGTAAATGCTTAGTACAGATTCTAGAAAAATAATCCATTGAATGAGACCCGTGGCAGCCCTACAATCGCCGATTAGCCTCCGAGGAAGGGACTCGAGAGCGGCAAGGTGCGTGACAACATATCCCGACCCCCAACTCCTTTCCCCGTACGCACCGGAAGGGTCATTGAATCGTTTCAGGGGCGCCTTAGGAAAAGACATGTTGATGACCAGCTCCACAAACCGAAGGTCACTAGCTCTCCTCCGCAACTTCTGGCTGCTTATTTCGGCCTACTCGCTCCAAATTCAAACCTCCCGGCTTATCCACTGCCCACCTCTAACGTCAGCAGATTTGAAAACCAAAGTTTCGGGCGCACCAATCCAGGACGGGAACGACTAAAGAGCATGCGCACCCGGCCTCGTCGCATCCAATCAGGGCTTCTGTGAGTTTAGGTCACCAGCCAATAGGAGACTATTATTGCCCAAAGCGTGTCCAATCGTTCCTGGCGTTACTCAATTGTAACTTACACGCCCGCCTCATTTGCGCAAGCGCATTTCACGTCTGAGAAGTTGGCAAGCCAGCTTCTGGCGTCATAAGGGCGGCAGTGCAGTGAGTTCTAGTTACACTAGTTCCAACTTTCTCCCACCGTCCCTTGGGTGTCAGCTTCCCCGGATTTCAGTTCTTTCAAACTGGGCACTGCCAGGGTCGTAAACGGCCactgaagaggaggaaggagctcGCTGAGACCGCGGCTTACGCCCCTGCGCATGTGCAGTGACCTGAGCGGAGAGTCGGGGCGTGGCCTGAGCGCGGGGAGCTCGCGCGTGCGCTCGTCTGGCTCCGTGCGGCTGCGGCTGGAAGGCTCCCGGAGTATGTCGGCCCCGTTTGAGGAGCGCAGTGGGGTGGTTCCGTGCGGGACGCCGTGGGGCCAGTGGTACCAGACCTTGGAGGAGGTGTTTATTGAAGTTCAGGTGCCGCCTGGCACTCGCGCCCAGGATATCCAGTGCGGCCTGCAGAGCCGGCATGTGGCGCTGGCCGTGGGTGGTCGCGAGATCCTCAAGGTAGCGGCAGGTCGGGGCTTGCGCTCACTTTCCTCCCGGCCTCTAAGTCCCCGAGTGCGAAGGTTCATGGTTTCCACGCAAGGACTGTTGGAAGGCCGAGCGAATGGCTCTGAGCCGAAAGAGCGATAGATAGCGTCGGCCTGGTTGGGGTCTGGTCCGTGTCCCCACTCAAGGCTAGCCCCGAGTTGACGGAAAGATTGGAGGAGCCCGGTTTCCTGGCTTTATCTCCAAACCGAAGAAGTTGCTGCTCTTGTTCTCCTGCGGGTCTTCACCTAGATGTTTAAAGGGACAAATACTCGttgtacatatattttctccGAGGCGCTGATTTTAAGTGCTGAGAGGTCAGAGATGAACTAGACTGAAGTTCCCTGCGCTCGGGTGATGCTCTTGCAGGGAGGCGTACTAAGGCGAAGTTAGTAAATGTTTCGGCAGTTAGAGGACAGTAGAGGATACAGTACAGGGTAAGGAGGATTCAGAGGTGACGTcaggtgatattttttttttcgaCAAAATCGGAAAAATTCTGCATGTTTGTGGAGTGGTAAGGAGGTAGTCGAGAGGCGTTTTGTTCCCATCATGCCCGTCGGATCCGGGAGCCGCTTTTTCCTTGGATAAACTTTATAGGTGAATTCAGTTACGTGCAAGTTAGATTTCTTTTCCAGATCCGATGCCCAAGGTGTTAGATGACAGTGTCATGAAGTGGTGACGGGAGATTCCTTGCGTAGGACACCTGGCTATGCCCTTTTTCTAATTTCGTAACCTTGGGCAAGAGGTCATTCGGTGTCTACGCCTTCGTCCACACAGGGTGCGGTAATTCTAGTACCTTCCTGATAGGACTGTTTTGAACGTCACGGGGTATCCGTGGGAAGTAAGAGCTGGGACCTGTGTCTGGTATGTAACGAGTGTACACTGCATGGTAGCTGCTATTACTTTATGGGGAAATGCTTTAAAGTGCCTCAGAGAAAAAAGAGATTCACGTGAAAGACCTTGATTTATGTCAGCTTGGATCTTACGGATCTTTCTGGATAGTTGTGTAATTCATAGTTTCCTCAACAGTGGTTTAAGAGTACAATTCAGATTTCCTTTAGTAATTCCAGTAACTTTGGGAATTTAGCAGTACCTTTAGGATTTTAGGTGTATGTTTATTAGAccagtaggattttttttctcactaggACTGACatattgaaaaaatgttttcttttttttttttatgtgatcttttaatttcattttcagatactTAAATTAGGCAAGTAGCAACAAATCAAAACGGATTTGAGCAGATGGATTCTCTTTTAAACTTATGTTTgccaatttctttcttaaaacagCAGTTTCTGAAAAATCAGTCACAGCTAATCTGGGTATCAGAACAGCAGTATGtgcttaaaagttttttttgatTCTACATTGCCCACCAAAGGAGAAccagttttttaaagtttaagagaAATCGTTTCTTAATTTCAGCTGGAAAGTTCTTTTTGTAGTTCATTTCAATTGGTAAAGTTAATCGTTGCTTAATTTCAGCAGGAAAGTTCTTTTTGTAGTTCATTTCAATCGGTAAAGTTAAAGTTCAGATACTAATTTCACATTTGGTTCAGTGatcagtaatatttatttatcttctaaaaattaagGAGCCCTGATCTTTTAGAGAGCCCTGTGTTCTTTGTCATAGTAAATATTTCAAGCAGTGTAAACTAGATTCCATTTCACTTGCTAGGAGGAAAGATAGGGTTCAGCACCTATATATTGAAATGGTATAAAATTTTATCTCCCTAATATAACCAAACTAGACAATTACATGTGGATTAGATAGGAAATCAGCAAAGTCTTTAAGTCATGAAAGTCTTataagaattaatgaaatatttatgtttttagtactgcatatgtttatttttcagggCAAGCTCTTTGATTCTACAATAGCTGATGAGGGAACATGGACTTTGGGTAAGGGTAACTTATACTTCTTGGAAcccctttttttaagaataaatttttgtcTTGGAACTTAGTATATTTCCCTCTGTTGTATTAGGTCTTTTGTCTTTGCAAGAGAATGATGATAGAAGCGTATTGAACATAATTGTATGTCAAGATTAcctaatgatttttgaaaataaaaaatttaatgatgatctctaatttgtgatttttatttgtttagaggaCAGAAAAATGGTCCGTATTGTTCttacaaagacaaagagagatgCAGCAAATTGCTGGACTTCTCTTCTAGAATCTGAATATGCAGCTGATCCTTGGGTGCAAGACCAAATGCAGAGGAAACTTACATTAGAGAGATTCCAGAAAGAAGTAAGTGAGATGAATGTATGAATATGTATTGATAATCATCTTAAAACCAtagaataattattatttgaaattgaAACTCAAAGTGGttacaaatacttaaaaagttCTTTAGAGGAATTTTATAAGTTAACTCATTAGGAAGATagtctttatttggattttattttattctttttcaaatattctatagAGGAACTTATTTGTACTGTCATGATTTctaagtttaaatttatttaatgtacACCAGTAATGcataaatgaactaaaaaattcactcaaaatagatttacataatataaaaaagtgaaaaattcctTTCATCAACATCTCTCTAATTCATGCTACTGTCTCATTCTTGTATCCTTGATGTGTTCGTTTGCTGCCTTGTTTTTAACATAAATGCAGGATCACACTGTGTGTATTGTTCatgttgtttatttcatttaataatatgtcTTGGGTCTCTTTCCCTACCAGTACATACTCATTCCAAAAACACTCATAACTACTTCAGGGTGTTTTCTAGTTTGAAAGTATCATCgttatttatttagctattccCTTTTGATAAGATTTGGATTTTTCACTTTGTGTCTATTTCAAACAAAATTTGTGCTTTCATCTCTATAAAACTATTCCAATGATCTGTTTATGTAGGAGAAGAATTACTAGATCAAAGCACTATTAAAGTTTTGATGGATAATTTCTTTCTATATGATGATTTCCAAATGTGTATCTCTAGTCTAGACTTTTCTCCCAAATATTGCAGTCATATTTCCAATTCAGCATCTGCACATGACAGTCTGACAGACATATTAGACTCAACGTATTCAACATGAACTCTGTAAATTCCTCCCACACGTGTTCTACCTGTCGTCTTTCATCTTGGTTGATGGAAACTACTTGAtctgaccaaaaaacaaaaatagggaaTCATCCTTCATTTCTATATCTCTCTCACACACCCTGTCCAATTTGTTAGGAAATCTTACTGACACTACCTTccaaataaattcagaatttgTCCACTTCTCACCACGAACTCTACTACCACTTTGATCTGTACCATCCGTAGTGTCTTGCCTAGATTATTCTAATAACCTTCTGATTGTTCTCCTCTACCCTTGCTAAGCTACAGTATTCTCAAAATAGCATAGTAGTCCTTTGAAAATGCAGGTCAGAATGCATCGCTTCTCTTATCAGAGCTCTTTCATTCTATCTGATCTGGTCCTTCTTACTCTCTGACTTCTATGAATCTCCCTCCAGGCATTCTGCTCTAGCCATTTTgacctttttgttatttttgaacaTTCCTTTTCTGTCCTTTTGACTACAATGTTCTCCCAAAGCTTGGCTAGCTTCTTCACTGTTTTCAAGTCATTGCTCAATAAAGCATACTTTGGTCTTTGATCATCCTATTTAAATACTATAATCTCATTTCCCTTACTCTgccctatttttcttccttccttttctccctttccttcccttcctctgtctccttcccttcctccctccctccctccttccttccttccttccttccttccttccttccttccttccttctttcttttctttcttttcttttctttctttctttctttgcactTGCACCAACTTTTAACACTCTAGATCAGGGGCTGGCAAACTATGGCCCCTGGGTGAAATCTGGCTCACTTCCTGTTTTTGGAGTAAAGTTATATCGGAACACAACTATGCGTGTTCATTtgtgtattgtctttttttttttaatttttatttatttatgatagtcacacagagagagagagaggggcagagacacaggcagagggagaagcaggctccatgcaccgggagcccgacatgggattcgatccgggtctccaggattgcgccctgggccaaaggcaggcgctaaaccgctgcgccagtgTATTGTCTTTCTTATAGCAACACCAGACTAAAGTAGTTATGGCAGAGACTCTAGCCTTCAAAGACTAAAATTCTAACTActtggctctttacagaaaactTTGCCAAACCCTGCATTAGATAACTTAGTTTATTATTTGTGTCCTCCTGTAAGAATGTCAGCTCTACCAGTGGTaaggatctttgttttgtttgctcttgAATTCCACAGGTCTCTAATGGTGTCTTCTAAACAGTAGgaattctataaatgtttgttgtatAAATGAAATGCCTTCCAAAAGATGAAAACATGTTATAGCACTTCATAGGATTGTTATGAAGATTGAATATGTTGATAAATGCATAGATCTCAGAATCCTGGCAGGCATGTAGTAAACTCTCAAATGGTGCTAGtttattaaaaatctgttttcacaTGTATACTAAAGTATATGTTTGCCCATATACTTGTCAACTTGTAATATACATATTGATTCTCTAAATGCTTGTAGATCTGAAAATTGAAATATACCTCCTAGTTTTAAGTTCTATTTTGGTGATTACATCCTTTgacatgtttattggccatttggatttcCCGTTTTGTTAATGGCTAGTTCATATCTTTACCATTTCCCTTTTGAGTTACTTAGATTTTTCcttataagatttattttatcataattctTTTCATATCTTTTAGAATCCTGGCTTTGACTTCAGTGGAGCAGAAATCTCAGGAAACTATACTAAAGGTGGACCAGATTTCTCAAATCTTGAGAAATAACCACTACGGTTTTGCTGCATTCTGTGGATCCTAGCAGATGTTGTGAACTTAATCAAAGGAACAGTTATGGGGTAGAAGGAGAATGTGGATACCTGCAGTTAACAAATTGCAAAATACATTAACTATGGTTCTTAAAAATTGCATTCAAATATCATTTTACATAGGAAACATCTTAAATACTGTGGAAACTATTCTACTGATATATAGTAACTTTTTTTTGGACTTGTTTTTTTGCTCAGCATGAGGTTTTATATGCTGCATTTTACTAATTTCATATTTAACctgtatttttaatacaaaaaacaTTAGGGTATAGATCATGTGAAATGACTGGTGCCTTCAGGGacaattaaattttctttcaataaGTGTAACGCAGGAATAATGTTcaataaatttttctaaataggAATTGTGTACCCCTTTGTCTAAGTATGCCAGTTCACACAGGAATTGTATtactgaaaaaaagttttaagaaaggaagaggTCTACATATTTATTCCAAGTAAGTTCATTTTAAGAGTTAATGAAAATTTCTGAAGTATATATTATGCCTTGGGAGATGACTTtgtcaagaaattgaaaaatagttAGAAACCTAACAATAGGAATGGATTAATACAAAACAGAAGTAGTGAATGAATATGATTGTTGGGTGAATCCTTTGTCAGtgacaaaaaaagcaaattatggtTAATGTTTATAAGTTAGTGATGTAAGTTTGCTCTTCAGTGATCCGGACATCTAAGGAAGgattgtcttaaaattttatttcattctttttatgtcctttggaattttaaaatacctctctatgtattttgtaaagattttatttttaagtaattccttcatccaatgtgggatttgagcccacaaccctgagaccaagagttgcacactccaccaacttgagccagccagatgcccctaaaaactatttttaacaaCCCGAAATGTATAACAAAGTTACATGTAAAGtgtaaataattgttttcttcctgaattctttataaatttatgatAGGACACTGCATCATCTATGAGTACCATAGTGTGTATTTCCTTCAAAGGACATGCTCTTACATCACTGCAATACAACTATTAAAGTCAGGAAATTAGCATTGATATGTTACAACCATCTAATCCTCAGATCTTTATTTGCATTCATGTTTAACTGATTGTCCCAGTAATGTTCTGTATGGGAAAAGGATCCAGTCCGAGTCATGCTTTGCCTTTAGATTAGATGTCAGGTGTCTGGTCTACTTCATTGTGGAAcaagtcttctttttctttcttgacttttaCAACCACAGCACTTTTCAAGATTACAGGCTAGTTTTGTACAACATCCCTTATTTTGAGTTTTGTCTGATACTTCTTCATGATTAAATTCAGATTATGTATCTTTGGCAAGGATATTACAGACGTGATGCTGTATTCTTATTGCATCTTATAATGAGTTAGTaattttgatttgtcttttttctggtGGTGTTTACTTAGATCAGTGAATAAGTGGTGTCTGTCAGTCTTCACAGTAAAgctattctttttaagtttatgatTACTTTGTGGGAAAGTAGCTTCAGAGTACTATCCTGTTTCTGATCAAACTTCCAACTTATTTATATCTATATGGACTATTTATGGGGACTcatgatttctcattttattcagtGGGGGTAAATCTATTATTTCCATTACTGTGATGCTCACAATTTTTCTTGATTTGGTCAGGGGAAACCATTCTAGGTGGCTTGTATGTTCTTTTGACGTCTAATCattattttaggaatttcttattttctggcaCAAATTATACCAGGCTTAGGCTTTCTCTGTCCTAGCTCAAGAAGAACCCATGTTTTTAAGGTGCTCTGGTTCTCTTAAATGCagaatggtatttagaagctAAGATTTGTGTGGTAGTGAGCAATTGTTGTGTGTTTATAATATATAgctgtatttatttctatatattgaaaACCATGAGTCACACTTAAACCTTAATGGCTAATCCCATGtggtgcatttttcttttctccctttctatatttataatgaCAGCAGTGAGAAGTCCGATTTCTGTTATCCTTAGTATATTTGGTTCCCTATTCTAGGTCATCTCACATGAATGCCTTCCTTACTCTACTCAGGCTCCAACACCCTGTGGCAAGCAGAGATCCTCACCTCCTTGGACCTGAACACACCTCATTGTGGGCCACTGAAGCCCTGTCATACCCTTTGGCAAAATGGCTCTCTTGTTCACTTTACCCAAGAACTAGGAATGAATTGATGGGGAAGaggcttttctcttttaatttgcttctctttttgACTTTCAAAGAAATTAGTATTTTGAATAAGcacaataaaattaacttttctgttcatagttttgtgaatttttaacaTGTAGATTCTGTTAatagttttgtgaatttttaGCAAGTAGATTCTGTTCATAGTTTTGTGAATTTTAACATGCAGAGATACGTGTAAGCACCTCCAAAATCAGGAGATTGAACagtttaattatgttttttttcttttttttttttaatgaactttacACCCCATTTgtgctcaaactcatgaccctgagatcaagcgttgcatgctctactgtctgaccaaccaggcatcccaagagattAAATAGTTTAATCACCATAAAAACTTAATTCTCTCCCTTTGTAGTCATGCCCTACTCCTAGCCTCAAACCCTGGAAACCACTGGTTAagactgtctctatagttttgtctttttaagaatgTTCATCAATGGAatcacatgtaatttttttttttaaggtttatttatccattcaagagacagagagtgcagcaggagggaaggggcagagggagagaatccccaggtggactccctgctgagcatggggtctgatatggggctggatctctTGACCCAtgtgaccatgacctgagcagaaacttgagttggacacccaactgactgagccacccgggcactttgtaatgttttttttcaagaaacaacaaaacaaaaacagaaagcagttttattgagatctaattcaCATACCGTGTATTTTgtccatttaaagtatataattcagtggtttttagtatagtcCTGTTCAACCATCACCATAgtcagttttcattttcatcacttcaaGAAACCTCGTGCTTTTTTAGCTAtccattccctccctctccaccctcagccaggcaaccactaatttgctTTCCATTTCATAAATTGCCCTGTTCTGACATTTCATATATTGAATATTatagtatgtggtcttttgttactggcttctttcactaagcataatgttttAGTGGTTCATCCGTGTTACAGTATGccagtatttcattgtttttgtatgACTggactattccattgtataattGCTGAATATTTATACActtgtctgttgatggacatttgggaagtttctgccttttggctattatgaataatgctgctataaacattcaagTGGGGGCCCCTTGATGGCtcgtcggttaagcatctgcttttgtttCATATGATTC is drawn from Vulpes vulpes isolate BD-2025 chromosome 4, VulVul3, whole genome shotgun sequence and contains these coding sequences:
- the NUDCD2 gene encoding nudC domain-containing protein 2, with amino-acid sequence MCSDLSGESGRGLSAGSSRVRSSGSVRLRLEGSRSMSAPFEERSGVVPCGTPWGQWYQTLEEVFIEVQVPPGTRAQDIQCGLQSRHVALAVGGREILKGKLFDSTIADEGTWTLEDRKMVRIVLTKTKRDAANCWTSLLESEYAADPWVQDQMQRKLTLERFQKENPGFDFSGAEISGNYTKGGPDFSNLEK